Proteins encoded in a region of the Elizabethkingia bruuniana genome:
- a CDS encoding TonB-dependent receptor domain-containing protein, which translates to MKNKIIILGMLALSVSAFAQETGSKEKSREKEIQGVSMTKTKKAVEQKPDRTIFDFSEQPNLNSGTTLEGIKKLPGMVVTDIAGMMYQGKPLAVFMDGRPLNISSNDLTAFLEGMPANSIEKIEVITQPGAEFPATSGGAILNIITSKSAKSYLTATYSGSYRFSNYDKFRSKTNNSIVLNSRNKVFGWQFSAGQSYRESFNTTQTDDIFSNYADRFQRSNFAKAALTFDIGADRLLINYDFNSYNNDSNLEASGKQVVNSMTQLYENTGNSKSKTYRNEAVATYQKKFSDKDKKLDFKFTYTNYRSNFNQFSNFINPASSTVFYPENNSDQNVYNFRIDYSQPIKLLNGGKISFGGLYEKLDYVTQSAKVTNLDYQRQTASTYAEVMAKYKKFDFIVGARAEDYDISGTTLILDDNKNWVNTPLTPFKKFKVFPNASIQYNFKPSIFFNLNYNKKISLPSISFLNPNNTNYQGPNVDFKGNPFLNPTIYDNFEAKISAFDYAFLSYNMGIVKNQVIQYVERDGDRISQSNRNVDRITQHNFNFGVPIPFMLFTKPLSEIMKFNFNPDKINLLYVYAGYQFQDIKDIQDKKGMWIFNISGQFILPKDIKLNANFSYLTKGNYYYFMPLYPINNSLDLTLTKKFNKDRLTVSLYANDVLNGTRMSFRTTNQNPGVILNSRYDSRSFGISVNYKIPTRNKLAKVDQNILNQDAPKEDNGGIMKQ; encoded by the coding sequence ATGAAAAACAAAATTATTATTTTAGGAATGCTGGCTCTAAGTGTTTCTGCGTTTGCCCAGGAAACTGGTTCAAAAGAGAAATCCAGAGAGAAGGAAATCCAAGGGGTGAGCATGACCAAAACCAAAAAAGCTGTAGAGCAGAAACCAGATCGTACGATCTTTGATTTCTCTGAACAGCCCAATCTTAATTCCGGAACAACTCTGGAAGGGATCAAGAAACTTCCGGGTATGGTTGTTACCGATATTGCAGGAATGATGTACCAAGGAAAGCCTCTGGCTGTATTTATGGATGGGCGTCCTCTTAATATCTCAAGTAATGACTTAACCGCTTTTCTGGAAGGAATGCCAGCCAATTCTATTGAAAAAATAGAGGTAATTACCCAACCGGGGGCAGAATTCCCGGCAACTTCCGGTGGTGCTATTCTGAATATTATTACCAGTAAAAGTGCTAAAAGCTATCTTACTGCCACTTATTCAGGAAGCTATCGTTTTTCGAATTATGATAAATTCAGAAGTAAAACTAATAACAGTATAGTTCTTAACTCCAGAAACAAAGTTTTCGGATGGCAGTTCAGTGCCGGACAAAGTTACCGTGAGTCTTTTAATACAACCCAGACTGATGATATATTTAGTAATTATGCAGACCGTTTTCAGAGAAGTAACTTTGCTAAAGCTGCTTTAACATTTGATATTGGAGCAGACAGGTTATTAATCAACTATGATTTTAACTCTTATAATAACGATAGTAATTTAGAAGCTTCAGGTAAACAGGTTGTGAACAGCATGACCCAATTATATGAAAATACAGGTAACAGTAAGAGTAAAACGTACAGAAATGAAGCCGTGGCTACTTACCAGAAAAAATTTAGTGACAAGGACAAGAAATTAGATTTCAAATTTACTTATACCAATTACAGAAGTAACTTTAACCAATTCTCTAATTTTATTAACCCTGCTTCATCAACCGTTTTTTATCCTGAAAATAACTCTGACCAGAATGTATACAATTTCAGAATAGATTACTCTCAGCCAATTAAACTTTTAAATGGTGGAAAGATTAGTTTCGGTGGACTTTATGAAAAACTAGATTATGTAACCCAATCTGCTAAGGTTACCAATTTAGATTATCAAAGACAAACGGCTTCTACTTATGCTGAAGTAATGGCAAAGTATAAAAAATTCGATTTCATCGTTGGAGCACGTGCTGAGGATTATGATATCAGTGGAACAACTTTGATTTTAGATGACAATAAAAACTGGGTTAATACACCTCTTACTCCTTTCAAAAAATTCAAGGTATTCCCAAATGCAAGTATCCAGTATAACTTTAAGCCATCAATCTTCTTTAATCTGAATTATAATAAAAAAATCAGTTTACCAAGTATATCATTCCTAAACCCTAACAACACCAATTACCAAGGACCAAATGTTGACTTCAAAGGAAACCCTTTCCTTAACCCTACTATATATGATAATTTTGAAGCAAAAATCAGCGCATTCGATTATGCTTTCCTAAGCTATAACATGGGGATTGTAAAGAACCAGGTAATTCAGTATGTAGAAAGAGATGGTGACAGAATATCACAAAGCAATAGAAACGTAGATCGTATTACACAACATAATTTCAATTTTGGAGTTCCTATTCCTTTTATGCTTTTCACCAAACCGTTAAGCGAGATTATGAAGTTTAACTTTAATCCTGATAAGATTAACCTACTTTATGTTTATGCAGGTTATCAGTTTCAGGACATCAAGGATATTCAGGACAAAAAAGGAATGTGGATATTTAATATCTCCGGACAGTTTATCTTACCTAAAGACATTAAGCTTAATGCTAACTTCAGTTATCTGACGAAAGGTAATTACTATTACTTCATGCCATTGTATCCTATTAATAATAGTTTGGATCTTACATTAACCAAAAAATTCAACAAAGACAGGCTAACGGTGTCATTATATGCTAATGATGTGTTGAATGGCACCAGAATGTCCTTCCGTACGACTAACCAAAATCCGGGCGTTATTTTGAACAGCAGATATGACAGCAGAAGTTTTGGAATTTCCGTTAATTATAAAATACCTACAAGAAACAAACTGGCAAAAGTAGATCAGAATATATTGAATCAGGACGCTCCAAAAGAGGATAATGGAGGCATAATGAAACAATAA
- a CDS encoding outer membrane beta-barrel family protein: MKKIYILAATLISYAAFSQNVQDTTKVKTVETVVLEGKKKLIERKPDRLIFNIGNSVAAAGGTALDALKATPNVKINNDVISIVGKSTVLVLIDDKEVYMNGEQLSRYLEGISAENLSKIEVITTPPAKYSAEGNSGIINIVTKKMKVNSWNANVGSSYQRSRRNTWRSNAAFNLQKDKITLQSSIDLGDRRFLRNWNNDLYYPDAHWENRGITDFKNNYYAVKAALDYKVTERLTLGTKFNASLFDTKNSGTPSFSNIYDSAGALQKYISTSSFQRVKSQQQVYNLYSEYKLDTLGKKITMDLDYVNYNGPGNRPFSYATYKPNNEIVQGSQFVGLNNTESQIQNFSAKIDTELPLKFVNLSFGGRFSTVKTTNDIAAYKEVNNEMVPDTNISNYFRYRENNEALYVSGSKKIGKWDLQAGLRMEATQTTGYSRELDSTHKNNYIKLFPTLYAMYSIADKTSISFNYSRRINRPSYESLNPFRTINNSNSYNEGNAFLQPAFTDNVELTFTYKNLDSRVYFSSLKNGISQASLIDPATMNNNFVWMNYVDANSFGLAETFTWKPVKWWSSMNTFNLSHSNTQLSIGPERYKGWTADFSTSNDFTLNKLKTAFFNLTYTQDFGGIYNNFTSKAYSTVDISFKYLAFDKKLVISLVGSNIFNGIGYSYQMMNGVKQSFRNIWDNQSFRVSLNYKFGNDKIKTSNRQSGNTEELNRM; this comes from the coding sequence ATGAAAAAGATATACATATTAGCCGCTACTTTAATTTCTTATGCAGCGTTTTCACAAAATGTACAGGATACCACCAAAGTAAAAACAGTAGAAACAGTTGTTCTGGAAGGAAAGAAAAAACTGATTGAAAGAAAACCGGACCGATTAATCTTTAATATCGGTAATTCTGTTGCCGCTGCTGGTGGCACTGCATTGGACGCCCTGAAAGCCACTCCGAATGTAAAAATAAATAACGATGTTATCTCTATTGTCGGAAAAAGTACAGTCCTCGTATTAATAGATGATAAAGAAGTTTATATGAATGGCGAACAGCTTAGCCGCTATCTGGAAGGTATCAGTGCGGAGAATTTGTCAAAGATTGAAGTGATTACAACTCCACCGGCTAAATATAGTGCTGAAGGAAACAGCGGTATAATCAATATTGTTACAAAAAAAATGAAAGTGAACAGCTGGAATGCTAACGTTGGTTCTTCCTATCAGAGATCGAGACGAAACACTTGGCGTTCCAATGCTGCCTTCAACCTTCAGAAGGATAAAATAACACTACAATCATCTATAGATTTAGGCGACAGAAGATTTTTAAGAAACTGGAACAACGATCTTTATTATCCTGATGCTCATTGGGAAAATCGCGGAATTACAGATTTTAAAAACAATTATTATGCGGTAAAAGCAGCTCTGGATTATAAGGTAACCGAAAGGTTAACTCTGGGCACCAAATTCAATGCAAGTCTTTTCGATACTAAGAACAGCGGAACACCGAGTTTTTCAAATATTTATGATTCAGCTGGAGCGCTGCAAAAGTATATTTCTACTTCATCTTTTCAACGAGTCAAATCCCAGCAACAAGTCTATAATCTGTATTCCGAATATAAACTGGATACTTTAGGAAAAAAGATTACGATGGATCTGGATTATGTAAATTATAATGGTCCGGGAAACCGACCATTTTCTTACGCCACATACAAGCCTAATAACGAAATTGTACAAGGAAGTCAATTTGTAGGGCTTAACAATACAGAAAGTCAGATTCAGAATTTCTCAGCAAAAATTGATACAGAACTTCCGTTAAAATTTGTCAACCTTAGCTTTGGAGGTCGATTTTCTACTGTGAAAACCACCAATGACATTGCTGCCTATAAAGAAGTAAACAACGAAATGGTACCGGACACCAATATCTCAAATTATTTCAGATACAGAGAAAATAACGAAGCTTTGTATGTTTCCGGAAGCAAAAAAATTGGCAAGTGGGATTTACAGGCAGGATTACGAATGGAAGCAACCCAAACCACCGGATATTCCCGTGAATTGGATAGTACCCATAAAAATAACTACATAAAACTATTCCCTACGCTATATGCGATGTATTCTATTGCTGATAAAACAAGCATTAGTTTCAATTACTCCAGAAGGATTAACCGTCCTTCTTATGAAAGTCTGAATCCATTCAGAACCATTAACAACAGCAATAGTTATAATGAAGGTAATGCATTTTTACAACCAGCTTTCACTGACAATGTTGAACTTACTTTTACCTACAAAAATCTGGACAGCAGAGTGTATTTCTCAAGTCTGAAAAATGGAATAAGCCAGGCTTCTTTAATAGATCCTGCTACTATGAACAATAATTTTGTCTGGATGAATTATGTAGATGCTAATTCATTCGGTTTGGCAGAAACTTTTACCTGGAAGCCTGTGAAATGGTGGTCTAGTATGAACACTTTCAACCTTAGCCATAGCAATACTCAGCTTAGTATTGGACCTGAACGTTATAAAGGCTGGACCGCAGATTTCTCAACAAGCAATGATTTTACATTAAACAAACTGAAAACAGCTTTCTTTAACCTTACTTATACTCAGGATTTTGGAGGTATATATAATAATTTTACAAGCAAAGCTTATTCAACTGTTGACATATCTTTTAAATATCTTGCCTTCGATAAAAAACTGGTCATAAGCCTTGTTGGCAGCAATATATTTAACGGAATCGGTTATAGTTATCAGATGATGAATGGTGTAAAACAAAGTTTCAGAAACATTTGGGACAATCAAAGCTTCAGGGTTTCTCTGAATTATAAATTCGGTAATGATAAAATAAAAACCAGCAATCGCCAGTCCGGAAATACTGAAGAACTGAATAGAATGTAA
- a CDS encoding outer membrane beta-barrel family protein, which yields MKKTSIFIATLLYSLSFAQKVQDTTKVQTVKTVTIQAKKKLIERKADRLVFNVEASMASQGMDAVETLGNVPMMKVDENKGLISIVGKSSVSVMINGRMLNLSGDALMSYLKTIRSENILKVEVITTPPAKYEAQGNSGLINIVLKKNPNMGFSGNVGSTFVQRTYSGALGNATLNYQTSKFSMSLKGNYTNTAKRSEENYDIIGTTSSYSRTVRKDMWKEFSPSLNLSYKLSKNSEIGLNYLYTRQTPDMNIFNNTFYFKGEQPTETLSTPTKHRETNRMQTLSVYYDLKLDTLGKKLSFTGNYYENNSNTIVDFSTFKASNQTTEDVQTISKLKPQIFSGQADLELPFSFGTIETGVKFNQFKNTSDLNYYNIINQTPVSDQSRTNFFQYDEKNYAAYFSFTKSFGTKWETKFGIRYEDAHVNAYTPATNERTKYGYGQWFPSAYVAYKEGKNSFSLAYSRRINRPDMSNLNPFRWYSNPNSYSSGNPLLQPAYINNTELAYTYNNKLSVSLYYLRLTNAFGQVSTLDGINESSTYLNHYNNNFYGLNASYTDKILPWWETSISATATLQNSSVFNIQAETKSGTFLNYSANNTFTLNAKKTIVFFLNYNQTLPFKNVNSSFKNFSDLSSGIRVSLLDKQLQINASVSNIFAQRYRADKSFSDNKQSFNNYWDGRALRLSVNYTFGNSKVKGAQKNIKFEEKNRAN from the coding sequence ATGAAAAAGACCTCTATATTCATCGCAACTTTATTATACAGCTTATCATTCGCTCAAAAAGTTCAGGACACCACTAAAGTACAAACAGTAAAAACCGTAACTATTCAGGCAAAGAAAAAACTGATTGAAAGAAAAGCAGACCGTTTAGTATTCAATGTTGAAGCATCGATGGCTTCACAAGGGATGGATGCTGTGGAAACTTTGGGTAATGTACCAATGATGAAGGTAGACGAAAATAAAGGTCTTATATCAATTGTAGGAAAAAGCAGTGTATCAGTTATGATTAATGGCCGCATGTTAAATCTTTCCGGAGATGCTTTAATGAGTTATTTAAAAACTATCCGTTCAGAAAATATCCTTAAAGTAGAAGTGATTACAACTCCTCCGGCTAAATATGAAGCACAGGGAAACAGTGGGCTAATCAATATTGTTCTGAAGAAGAATCCTAATATGGGTTTTAGTGGTAATGTAGGTTCAACATTTGTTCAGAGAACTTATTCAGGTGCGTTAGGCAATGCAACACTCAATTATCAGACTTCAAAGTTTAGTATGAGCCTGAAAGGCAATTATACTAATACTGCAAAACGTTCTGAAGAAAACTATGATATTATCGGAACTACATCAAGCTACAGCCGTACAGTACGTAAAGATATGTGGAAAGAGTTTTCTCCAAGCCTTAACCTTTCTTATAAGCTTAGTAAGAATTCTGAAATAGGACTGAATTATCTCTATACCCGTCAGACACCGGATATGAACATTTTCAATAACACTTTCTATTTTAAAGGAGAGCAGCCAACAGAGACACTAAGCACCCCAACAAAACATCGTGAAACAAACCGAATGCAGACGCTTTCCGTATACTATGATTTAAAGTTGGACACATTAGGTAAAAAACTAAGTTTTACCGGAAACTATTACGAAAACAACTCTAATACAATTGTAGACTTCTCCACTTTCAAAGCTTCTAACCAGACCACTGAAGATGTACAAACCATCTCTAAACTAAAACCTCAGATCTTCTCCGGACAGGCAGATTTAGAACTGCCTTTTTCTTTCGGAACCATAGAAACCGGAGTAAAATTCAATCAGTTTAAAAACACATCGGACCTTAATTATTACAATATTATCAATCAAACTCCTGTTTCTGATCAGTCCAGAACTAATTTCTTTCAGTATGATGAAAAGAATTATGCAGCCTATTTCAGCTTTACAAAGAGCTTTGGAACTAAGTGGGAAACAAAATTCGGAATCCGTTATGAGGACGCTCATGTAAATGCCTATACTCCTGCAACTAATGAACGTACTAAATATGGATACGGACAGTGGTTTCCATCTGCTTATGTTGCTTATAAAGAAGGTAAGAACTCCTTTAGCCTTGCCTACTCCCGCAGAATTAACCGTCCTGATATGAGCAATCTAAACCCTTTCCGCTGGTATAGTAATCCAAACTCTTACTCTTCAGGGAATCCATTACTACAGCCTGCGTACATTAACAACACAGAACTTGCCTATACCTATAATAATAAATTATCTGTGAGCCTTTATTATTTAAGATTAACAAATGCTTTCGGGCAGGTATCTACTCTTGATGGAATTAATGAGAGCAGCACATACCTAAATCATTACAACAATAATTTTTATGGACTGAATGCCAGCTATACCGACAAGATTCTACCTTGGTGGGAAACCAGTATCTCCGCAACGGCAACATTACAAAATTCTTCTGTATTCAATATACAGGCAGAAACCAAGAGTGGAACGTTTTTAAATTATTCTGCAAACAATACTTTCACTCTAAATGCAAAGAAAACAATTGTATTCTTCCTAAACTATAACCAAACCTTACCTTTTAAAAATGTCAATTCATCATTCAAGAACTTTTCTGATCTGTCTTCCGGAATAAGAGTTTCCCTATTGGACAAGCAATTGCAGATCAATGCTAGTGTATCCAACATTTTTGCTCAAAGATACCGTGCTGATAAATCTTTCTCTGATAATAAACAGTCATTCAATAATTACTGGGACGGAAGAGCACTACGCCTAAGTGTAAATTACACCTTCGGAAACTCAAAAGTAAAAGGAGCTCAGAAGAATATCAAGTTCGAGGAAAAAAACAGAGCAAATTAA
- a CDS encoding DUF5694 domain-containing protein gives MKTIITLFFVALSALSFSQDKINVILIGTYHFNNPGFDAGKVKERNILEQSNQDNLIQVTHKITSTYRPDKVFVESPYEDRENLNKMYALYKQGKAYYKADTLKNDFRKRMLSENEIFQFGFRLAREAGNQKIYSMDYESQMNLGALKSKLNLNPTLTYADFETKVKQLTDFMNNCISESSLQKTFKCLNSEKQYSMNKGLYITYFNKINKAPDFYGSQLVADWYKRNLIMYSYIQNQIEKGDKNIVIIVGAGHAAMMYDFIKNDPQFNLIEVKNIF, from the coding sequence ATGAAAACTATAATAACTTTATTTTTTGTTGCACTTTCTGCTTTAAGCTTTAGCCAGGACAAAATCAATGTAATTCTCATCGGGACTTATCATTTCAACAATCCGGGCTTTGATGCTGGAAAAGTAAAAGAAAGAAATATTCTGGAGCAGTCTAATCAGGATAACCTGATCCAGGTTACCCATAAAATCACCAGTACATACAGACCTGATAAAGTTTTTGTAGAAAGTCCGTATGAAGACAGAGAAAACCTAAATAAAATGTATGCTTTATACAAACAGGGAAAGGCCTATTATAAAGCAGACACATTAAAGAATGACTTCCGGAAACGAATGCTCAGTGAAAATGAAATCTTTCAGTTCGGTTTCAGATTAGCTCGTGAGGCTGGTAACCAGAAAATATATTCCATGGATTATGAATCACAAATGAATCTCGGAGCCCTTAAATCTAAACTAAATCTTAATCCTACATTAACTTATGCTGACTTTGAAACAAAAGTAAAACAACTAACCGATTTCATGAATAACTGTATAAGTGAGAGCTCTCTGCAAAAGACCTTCAAATGCCTTAATTCCGAAAAACAATACTCAATGAATAAAGGATTGTACATCACATACTTCAACAAAATAAATAAAGCTCCTGATTTTTATGGATCGCAACTAGTTGCTGACTGGTATAAAAGAAACCTGATTATGTATTCCTATATCCAGAATCAGATTGAAAAAGGTGATAAAAACATTGTAATTATCGTTGGAGCAGGACACGCAGCTATGATGTATGATTTTATTAAAAACGATCCTCAGTTTAATCTTATCGAAGTAAAAAATATTTTCTAA
- a CDS encoding sensor histidine kinase, with protein sequence MKKNQIIFLHILYWLLSFIRTVIMAKYYYGNGNLLVDGTYFLTNFVCFYINYFFVVPQFFDINKLYKTLIGFFISVCIFVMTRYFMQEFMMPLFFGIRNYAEGTTFFHYFFDNIYYSSTIIFTSTVFCLIKLFSQSEKEKYELMEEKKNAELQALKTQINPHFIFNSLNNIYSLVYQNSDKALPALEELSQLLRYSTKDLEKDFIQLDKEVGYMESLIALEKLRIKNPELILFDKDIKNPKLSISPMLLVPFVENAFKHGDISGKGMELKVSDDNGRLHFYLRNSKKQRMKDFSSGIGIGNVKKRLQLIYPDKHWLEITETEDTFIIDLKIDLHTNNPGK encoded by the coding sequence ATGAAAAAGAACCAAATTATATTCTTGCATATTTTGTATTGGCTACTCAGCTTTATCCGTACTGTAATTATGGCAAAATACTATTATGGAAATGGTAATTTATTAGTTGATGGTACTTATTTTTTAACCAATTTTGTATGTTTTTATATCAACTATTTTTTTGTTGTACCTCAGTTTTTTGATATCAATAAGCTCTATAAAACACTAATAGGTTTCTTTATAAGTGTATGTATATTTGTTATGACTCGTTATTTCATGCAGGAATTTATGATGCCCTTATTTTTTGGTATTAGAAATTATGCTGAAGGAACTACCTTTTTTCATTATTTTTTCGATAATATTTATTACAGTTCAACAATCATTTTTACAAGTACAGTTTTCTGTTTAATTAAGTTATTTTCACAGTCAGAGAAAGAGAAATATGAATTAATGGAGGAAAAGAAGAATGCAGAACTCCAAGCATTGAAAACCCAGATAAATCCACATTTTATATTTAATTCACTCAATAATATTTATTCGTTGGTCTATCAGAATTCCGATAAGGCATTACCCGCGTTGGAAGAGCTGAGTCAACTGCTGAGGTATAGTACAAAGGATCTGGAGAAGGACTTTATTCAGCTGGATAAAGAAGTAGGCTATATGGAGAGCCTGATTGCTCTGGAAAAGCTGAGGATTAAGAATCCGGAACTGATATTATTTGATAAGGATATCAAAAATCCGAAATTATCAATCTCACCAATGTTATTGGTACCGTTTGTTGAAAATGCCTTTAAACATGGTGATATCAGTGGCAAAGGAATGGAGCTAAAAGTGTCCGATGATAATGGTAGACTGCATTTCTATCTCAGAAATTCCAAGAAGCAGAGAATGAAGGATTTTTCGTCCGGAATCGGAATCGGGAATGTAAAAAAGAGGCTGCAATTAATTTATCCGGATAAGCATTGGTTAGAAATTACAGAAACTGAAGATACTTTTATTATAGATTTGAAGATTGATTTACATACCAATAACCCCGGAAAGTAA
- a CDS encoding LytR/AlgR family response regulator transcription factor, which produces MDKIKCIVVDDEPLAVSLLGSYVQKIPFLELVFSTENPLEALDFIQNNEADLAFLDIQMPELTGINFMEIAGNKLKYILTTAYAEYALEGYEYNVVDYLLKPVSFDRLYKSALKAQERLSNNEASAGQYFFVKSSGQQHRINFDEVLYIESLKDYVNIKTEHQEYIVLDTLKSFEQQLPDTSFIRVHKSYIINMDKIKTVNIKSANLISGGEIPIGESYKLNFLKKLK; this is translated from the coding sequence ATGGATAAAATTAAATGTATTGTTGTAGATGATGAGCCTTTGGCGGTTTCCCTATTAGGGAGTTATGTTCAAAAAATTCCGTTTTTGGAGCTTGTCTTTAGTACGGAAAACCCTTTAGAAGCATTAGATTTTATTCAGAATAACGAGGCCGATCTGGCATTTTTAGATATTCAGATGCCAGAGCTTACCGGAATTAACTTCATGGAAATTGCTGGTAATAAGCTAAAATATATCCTTACAACTGCCTATGCAGAATATGCTTTGGAAGGCTATGAGTATAATGTAGTCGACTATTTATTGAAACCAGTTTCTTTTGACAGGCTTTATAAAAGCGCGCTGAAGGCTCAGGAACGCCTTTCTAATAACGAAGCTTCAGCAGGTCAGTATTTTTTTGTAAAATCTTCCGGTCAGCAGCATCGAATTAATTTTGATGAGGTATTGTATATTGAAAGCCTCAAAGATTATGTGAATATAAAAACAGAGCATCAGGAATATATAGTGCTGGATACACTAAAATCTTTTGAGCAACAATTGCCCGATACTTCTTTTATCAGGGTTCATAAATCCTATATTATCAATATGGATAAGATAAAGACGGTCAACATTAAGTCTGCAAACCTTATTTCCGGAGGCGAAATTCCTATCGGCGAGAGCTATAAATTAAATTTTTTGAAAAAGTTAAAGTAA
- a CDS encoding RNA polymerase sigma factor, with translation MDSLYLNEMAEKKSASLSEVVKDYGSQLFRFIKGKVSKTEDAEDILQEVWYQTSRLTNIDDLENVGAWLYSVTRNKITDNYRKKKSDSLEDYTYEDEDGSFSIKEILLADDSNNPELKMFKDIFWDELMKALDELPDNQRRVFFQNEVEEKTLQEIADEEGENLKTIISRKGYAVKHLRKRLKHLYNELKD, from the coding sequence ATGGACTCGCTATATTTGAATGAAATGGCTGAAAAGAAATCTGCTTCACTGTCAGAAGTCGTAAAAGATTACGGCTCACAATTGTTTCGCTTTATTAAAGGAAAAGTGAGCAAAACTGAGGATGCAGAAGATATTTTGCAGGAGGTCTGGTATCAGACCAGCCGTTTAACGAATATAGATGATCTTGAAAATGTTGGTGCCTGGCTGTATTCGGTAACCCGAAATAAGATTACCGATAATTACAGGAAAAAGAAAAGTGATTCACTGGAAGACTACACTTATGAAGATGAAGACGGAAGCTTTAGTATTAAAGAAATCCTTTTAGCAGATGACTCCAACAATCCCGAACTAAAAATGTTTAAAGACATTTTCTGGGATGAATTAATGAAGGCGCTGGATGAACTACCGGATAACCAAAGACGGGTGTTTTTTCAGAATGAAGTTGAGGAAAAAACTTTGCAGGAAATTGCAGACGAAGAAGGTGAAAATTTAAAGACTATTATCAGCAGAAAAGGATATGCTGTAAAACACCTTCGCAAAAGATTAAAACATTTATACAACGAACTTAAGGACTAA
- a CDS encoding GLPGLI family protein, which produces MRAHFLILLFFGSLIFAQNKNISDIEVKYLYSFSRDTTNLNEKIEEIMILDLNSSSSIYYSDAFLQRRRSLETELANAKATGRMAEINAGSLARPKVDYLVFRDKDKTIVTSRIGRDYFSFDTEPLKWNTHYKDEKEILGYKCKKAVTIFNKREYIAWYTSGIPFSEGPYRFKGLPGIILDIQDTKGYDKFKAISITKKQVEISSIQTGIPVTRNEYLKKREEFKNNPTPGKAMDISKRTQLENAIKKFNNTLER; this is translated from the coding sequence ATGAGAGCACATTTTCTTATATTATTATTTTTTGGAAGTCTCATTTTCGCTCAGAATAAAAATATTTCAGATATTGAAGTAAAATATCTATATAGTTTTTCAAGAGATACAACAAATTTGAATGAGAAAATTGAAGAGATCATGATCTTAGATCTGAATTCAAGTTCGTCAATATATTATAGCGATGCTTTTTTACAACGTAGAAGGTCTTTAGAAACTGAATTGGCAAATGCTAAAGCGACAGGGCGAATGGCAGAGATTAATGCAGGGAGTTTAGCTAGACCTAAAGTTGATTATCTTGTATTTCGAGACAAGGATAAAACAATCGTAACAAGCCGTATCGGGCGTGATTATTTTTCATTTGATACGGAACCCTTAAAGTGGAATACTCATTATAAAGATGAAAAAGAAATTTTGGGATATAAGTGTAAGAAGGCTGTAACCATTTTCAATAAAAGAGAATATATCGCGTGGTACACAAGTGGTATTCCATTTTCAGAAGGCCCATATAGATTTAAGGGATTACCAGGTATTATCCTGGATATTCAAGATACTAAGGGTTATGACAAATTCAAAGCTATCTCAATTACTAAAAAGCAAGTTGAAATATCTTCAATCCAAACTGGAATTCCAGTAACGAGAAATGAGTATCTAAAAAAACGGGAAGAATTCAAAAACAACCCTACTCCTGGCAAAGCAATGGATATAAGTAAACGAACTCAATTAGAAAATGCTATTAAAAAATTTAATAACACTTTAGAAAGGTAG
- a CDS encoding Hsp20/alpha crystallin family protein: MYTRHHNNEDFRNKKDFCNGKFDRKFDKFREGFFNSKHPMKEVFAEKISSFKPVNISENEEYYALQLFAAGLKKEAFNIAIKDRVLTISYKATEDKEKANYIYQEVYASSFERSFKLNEKVASENISAGYEDGILTIILPKDPENNIPAQEIKVS; the protein is encoded by the coding sequence ATGTATACAAGACATCATAACAACGAAGATTTTAGAAACAAAAAAGATTTCTGTAATGGAAAATTCGACCGTAAATTCGATAAATTCCGTGAAGGATTCTTCAATAGCAAACACCCGATGAAGGAAGTATTTGCTGAAAAAATCAGCAGCTTCAAGCCTGTAAATATCTCTGAAAATGAAGAATATTATGCGCTTCAGTTATTTGCAGCCGGACTGAAAAAAGAAGCTTTTAATATAGCAATTAAAGACAGGGTACTTACTATTTCGTATAAAGCGACTGAAGACAAAGAGAAGGCAAATTATATCTATCAGGAAGTATATGCTTCATCTTTTGAACGTTCTTTTAAGCTTAATGAGAAGGTTGCATCCGAAAATATTTCTGCTGGTTATGAAGACGGTATTCTTACCATAATTTTGCCAAAGGATCCTGAAAACAATATCCCTGCACAAGAGATTAAAGTGAGTTAA